The following are from one region of the Anomaloglossus baeobatrachus isolate aAnoBae1 chromosome 1, aAnoBae1.hap1, whole genome shotgun sequence genome:
- the LOC142257726 gene encoding uncharacterized protein LOC142257726 produces MNEEKNKMAEKILNLTLEIIFHLTGEDYTVVKTSSDRCQAPVCEGRGGTLSPIPGPPPHPRIHEDINDQKILELTNKMLELLTGEVPIRCQDITVYFSMEEWEYLEGHKERYKEVMMEQPQPRTSPGLSSARTTPERCPAPPPPPQDPQLLDPDKDLSNINSPERNVRGDQRSNEEIPTDHRPDDCTRSSEGRLLSLDFKADDCGITHQKYKEHAHIPDIPSARHIQDLSCDAFKQALSPGSIKIVAQKKNKSYIKGFQHQRAHTGLKTFSCSECGKCCSQKSDLVRHQRIHTGEKPFSCSECGKCFAWQSILIGHQKTHTGEKPFSCSECGKCFMQKSDLVRHQRIHSGEKPFSCPECGKCFTQNSSFVNHLKSHTEEKPYSCSECGNSFTRKSSLIEHQKVHTGERPFSCLECGKSYSHKSVLVKHQRIHTGEKPYSCSECGNRFTRRSSLVEHQKTHTGEKPFLCLECGKCFSQKSILDKHRKSHTGEKSYSCSQCGNSFTRKSSLLQHQKTHTGEKPFSCLECGKCFSQKSVLLRHKRIHSGEKPHSCPECGKSFIQKSHLVEHQKTHSEEKPFSCPDDGKCFAQLSDFSNLQRIHTVEKPFVCPECGKRYRFKSNLIAHLRIHTGEKPFSCSDCGKCFTWQSNLADHQKTHTGEKPFSCSECGKHYSSKSNLVTHQKIHKGEKPYSCSECGKCFIQKINLFNHQKTHKGVKPFLCLKCGKNYNAKSDLIQHQRTHIKEKAFPCSVCGKWFSQKSDLIRHQRIHTGEKPYSCSLCGKSFNQKSVLIAHQRIHIGK; encoded by the exons ATGAATGAAGAAAAGAATAAGATGGCGGAGAAGATACTAAACCTCACgctggagataatcttccatcttactggagag gattacacagtagtgaagacctctagtgatcgctgtcaggcccctgtgtgtgaaggacggggaggaaccctgagcccaatcccggggcctccaccccacccccggatacatgaggacatcaatgaccagaagatcctagaactcaccaacaagatgcttgagctgctgactggagag gttcctataaggtgtcaggacatcaccgtctatttctccatggaggagtgggagtatctagaaggacacaaggagcggtacaaggaggtgatgatggagcagccccagccccgcacatcaccag gtctctccagtgcgaggacgaccccagagagatgtcccgctcctccccctcctccacaggatcctcag cttttggatccggataaagatctgagcaatattaattctccagagagaaatgtgaggggcgatcagcggagtaacgaggagattcctacagatcaccgccccg atgactgtactagGAGCTCAGAGGGACGTCTACTATCTTTAGATTTTAAAGCTGATGATTGTGGTATTACACATCAGAAATATAAAGAACATGCGCATATCCCAGATATACCCTCAGCCCGTCATATCCAAGATCTGTCATGTGATGCTTTTAAACAAGCCCTGTCTCCTGGTTCAATAAAGATTGTTgcacaaaagaaaaacaaaagttaCATAAAAGGTTTTCAGCATCAAAGAGCTCACACAGGGCtgaagacattttcatgttcagaatgtggcaaatgttgTTCCCAGAAATctgatcttgttagacatcaaagaatccacacaggagagaaaccattttcatgttcagaatgtggaaaatgttttgcttggCAATCAATTTTAATTggccatcaaaaaactcacacaggggagaagccattttcttgttcagaatgcgggaaatgttttatgcAGAAATcggatcttgttagacatcagagaattcattcaggagagaagcccttttcatgcccagaatgtggaaaatgttttacgcaGAACTCAAGTTTTGTTAATCATCTTAAATCTCACACAGAAGAGAAACCGTATTCATGCTCGGAATGTGGGAATAGTTTTACTCGAAAATCAAGTCTTATTGAGCATCAGAAAGTTCACACGGGGGAGagaccattttcatgtttagaatgtgggaaatcttattctcataaatcagttcttgttaaacatcaaagaattcacacaggagagaagccgtattcatgctcTGAATGTGGGAATCGTTTTACCCGAAGATCAAGTCTTGTtgaacatcagaaaactcacactggagaaaaaccatttttatgtttagaatgtgggaaatgtttttctcagaAATCAATTCTTGATAAACATAGgaaaagtcacacaggggaaaagtcaTATTCATGCTCACAATGTGGCAATAGTTTTACTCGAAAATCAAGTCTTCTGCAGCATCAGaagactcacacaggagagaaaccattttcatgtttagaatgcggAAAATGTTTTTCTCAGAAATCTGTTCTTCTTAGACATAAGAGAATTCACTCAGGTGAGAAGCCACATTCATGTCCGGAATGTGGCAAATCTTTTatccagaaatcacatcttgttgaacATCAAAAAACTCACTCagaagagaagccattttcatgtcctgatgatgggaaatgttttgctcagctgTCAGATTTTTCTAAccttcagagaattcacacagtggAGAAGCCATTTGTATGTCCAGAATGTGGAAAACGTTATAGGTTTAAATCAAATCTTATAgcacatctgagaattcacacaggggagaagccattttcatgctcagattgtgggaaatgttttacttggcAATCAAATCTTGCTgatcatcaaaaaactcacacaggggagaagccgttttcatgttctgaatgtgggaaacatTATAGTAGTAAATCAAATCTGGTtacacatcaaaaaattcacaaaggagagaagccgtattcctgctcagaatgtggaaaatgttttattcaaaaaataAATCTTTTTAACCATCAAAAAACTCACAAAGGAGTAAAACCCTTTTTATGTTTAAAATGTGGAAAAAATTATAATGCTAAATCAGATCTTATTCAGCATCAAAGAACTCACATAAAGGAGAAGGCATTTCCATGTTCAGTATGTGGAAAATGGTTTAGCCAGAAATCGGATCTTATAAGGCATCaacgaattcacacaggggagaagccgtattcatgttctttATGTGGAAAGTCTTTTAATCAAAAGTCTGTTCTAATTGCACACCAAAGAATTCACATAGGGaagtag